A DNA window from Ornithobacterium rhinotracheale DSM 15997 contains the following coding sequences:
- a CDS encoding SusC/RagA family TonB-linked outer membrane protein: MEKKKINLLGQFTNVRKNCFLLFIFFLGQYLSAQQIYSGVVLDSHKRPIEEVLVSNLNSKETTLTNKKGDFSIKANVGDVLTFYQLGFQELSFKVKNFTRKDFVLKDESSLALNEFVVTGYKKIKNRVFTGAASQVKMSEIKIDAVPDVSRLLEGRVAGLNIQNVTGTFGAAPRINIRGGASINSNVQPLWVIDGAVYEDIVNLTFDQLVSGDAVTLISSAIAGINPSDIEDIQVLKDASATSMYGARALNGVIVITTKSGRRNTPNRINFSYEQAVRLRPNYNQYDLLNSQETMSIYNEMHNKGYFDMTSALMGRRGGAYYNLYKSLTTFNEATQSYALDNTPESIANYLRKFEYADTDWFNELFRMRPTHTLALNFSGGGENSANYASLGYYTDGGWSIIDKTKRLTANVKNTYFISDKFKTNINIQGNFRNQKAPGTFRQKKNTNIGSFERDFDINPFSYALNTTRAMLPNLYYRNNWAPFNIFNEYDNNYLDINVIDLKIQGELEYKIKPNLVANLTAVARRASTSSEHTVKSNSNVILAYQADNNPVELAENIYLFRENDGNYNFPKVILPEGGIFNKTENKLKNYLVRLSLDYEKQWGENDLKLYGFNEIRSTDREINPFSGYGMLFDRANQVITSPLVFQKLQTENEAYFGLSRIKDRGVTFSGNATYGYAGKYIINAVVNYEGANISGRGAQSRWLPTWNVGAKWNLDKEEFIQKLPNLNTLALRASYGFTAKMSESAINSLAVFTSGVTNRYLTKERENQLSLLNLENRDLTWEKMYELNVGLDVGLFKNRWNFTIDAYQRKSFDLIDLVRTSGIGGEYYKFANFADMDTKGVEFTLNATPIKTQDFSWTAMYTMGYYDQKITRLRNTPDTFDLVAGTGKGNVVGRPRGGLYSFQFTGLDQYGLPSFYFGDYPFQGFEFAKSAGADFLDTKYSLSYLKYEGAIEPNLTGGFSNTFKYKNFDLSFFITYQVGNKIRLQPTYDPGFADLNVFANYYLNRWLNPGDEFKTNVPVIPSKDLIKLVGEENIERAYNTYNYSQLRVADGSFVRMKNISLGYTFSPDLIQKWKMQGANIRLQITNPFLIYSDKKLNGQDPEFFRSGGVALPIQRQCTLGINLMF; the protein is encoded by the coding sequence ATGGAAAAGAAAAAGATTAATCTATTAGGACAATTTACTAATGTTAGAAAAAATTGTTTTTTACTATTTATATTCTTTTTAGGGCAGTATTTAAGTGCTCAGCAGATATATTCAGGCGTGGTGCTGGATTCTCATAAGCGACCAATTGAGGAAGTCTTGGTAAGTAATTTAAATTCTAAAGAAACAACACTTACCAATAAAAAAGGAGATTTCAGTATTAAAGCAAATGTGGGAGATGTGTTAACTTTTTACCAATTAGGTTTTCAGGAGCTATCTTTTAAAGTTAAAAATTTTACCAGAAAGGACTTTGTTCTTAAAGATGAATCTTCCCTTGCACTTAATGAATTTGTGGTTACGGGATACAAAAAAATCAAAAATCGTGTTTTTACAGGGGCGGCAAGCCAAGTAAAAATGAGCGAAATCAAAATCGATGCGGTTCCCGATGTGTCTCGCCTGCTTGAGGGGAGAGTAGCGGGATTAAATATCCAAAATGTTACGGGAACTTTTGGTGCCGCACCTAGAATCAACATTCGTGGTGGGGCGTCCATCAATAGCAATGTGCAACCACTTTGGGTGATTGATGGCGCGGTGTATGAGGATATTGTGAATTTGACTTTTGATCAATTAGTTTCGGGAGATGCTGTTACGCTTATCAGTTCAGCCATTGCGGGCATCAACCCGTCGGACATTGAGGATATTCAGGTTTTGAAAGATGCCTCGGCAACTTCTATGTATGGTGCGCGTGCACTGAACGGAGTGATCGTTATTACAACAAAATCGGGGAGGAGAAACACGCCTAATCGCATCAATTTTTCTTATGAGCAGGCGGTGCGTCTTCGTCCAAACTATAATCAGTACGATTTGCTGAACTCGCAAGAAACCATGTCGATTTACAACGAAATGCATAATAAAGGCTATTTTGATATGACTTCGGCATTGATGGGCAGACGAGGCGGAGCTTATTATAATTTGTATAAAAGCCTCACGACTTTTAACGAGGCTACACAATCCTATGCACTAGACAATACGCCAGAAAGCATTGCTAATTATTTAAGAAAGTTTGAATATGCCGATACCGATTGGTTCAACGAGCTTTTCAGAATGCGCCCTACGCACACCTTGGCTTTAAACTTTAGCGGTGGTGGCGAAAATAGTGCTAATTACGCATCTTTGGGCTACTACACAGATGGTGGCTGGAGCATTATCGATAAAACGAAGCGACTTACGGCTAATGTGAAAAACACTTATTTCATCAGCGATAAATTCAAAACAAATATTAATATTCAAGGAAACTTCCGAAATCAAAAAGCACCAGGAACTTTTAGACAAAAGAAAAATACAAATATCGGTAGTTTTGAGCGTGATTTCGACATCAACCCGTTTTCTTATGCCTTGAACACCACTCGTGCAATGTTGCCCAATCTTTATTACAGAAACAACTGGGCACCGTTCAATATCTTTAATGAATACGATAATAATTATTTAGATATTAATGTCATTGATTTAAAAATTCAAGGCGAATTAGAATATAAAATTAAGCCTAATTTAGTAGCGAATTTAACTGCCGTAGCACGCCGTGCAAGTACCTCTAGCGAGCACACGGTAAAGAGTAATTCTAATGTGATTTTGGCATATCAAGCAGACAATAATCCAGTGGAGCTTGCCGAAAACATTTATTTGTTTAGAGAAAATGACGGAAATTATAATTTTCCAAAAGTGATTTTGCCCGAAGGTGGAATTTTTAATAAAACAGAAAATAAATTAAAAAATTACTTGGTGCGTCTATCGCTCGACTACGAAAAACAATGGGGCGAAAATGATTTAAAACTATATGGATTCAATGAAATTCGTTCTACCGATCGAGAAATCAACCCATTCAGTGGTTATGGAATGCTTTTCGATAGAGCCAATCAAGTGATTACTTCGCCATTGGTGTTCCAGAAATTACAGACCGAAAACGAGGCTTATTTTGGATTAAGCCGAATCAAAGATCGTGGTGTAACTTTTTCAGGAAATGCAACTTATGGCTATGCAGGCAAATATATCATCAATGCGGTGGTAAATTACGAAGGAGCCAATATCTCTGGGCGTGGAGCGCAATCTCGCTGGTTGCCAACTTGGAATGTGGGAGCTAAATGGAATTTAGATAAAGAAGAATTTATTCAAAAATTGCCAAACCTTAATACTTTAGCCTTGAGAGCCAGTTATGGTTTCACGGCTAAAATGAGCGAAAGTGCGATAAATTCATTAGCTGTGTTTACTTCAGGCGTTACTAATCGTTATCTTACCAAGGAAAGAGAAAATCAATTATCACTTTTAAATCTAGAAAACAGAGATTTAACTTGGGAGAAAATGTATGAGCTTAATGTGGGCTTGGATGTAGGCTTGTTCAAAAATAGATGGAATTTCACCATTGATGCGTATCAGAGAAAATCATTTGATTTAATAGATTTGGTACGCACCTCAGGCATCGGCGGGGAATATTATAAATTTGCAAATTTTGCCGACATGGATACTAAAGGGGTAGAATTTACTTTGAATGCTACACCGATTAAAACCCAAGATTTTTCTTGGACTGCAATGTACACCATGGGGTATTACGACCAGAAAATCACTCGACTTAGAAACACGCCAGATACATTTGATCTAGTAGCGGGTACGGGCAAAGGAAATGTTGTGGGGCGTCCGCGAGGAGGGTTGTACTCTTTCCAGTTCACAGGATTAGACCAATACGGCTTGCCGAGTTTTTATTTTGGCGATTATCCGTTTCAAGGTTTTGAATTTGCCAAAAGTGCAGGTGCCGATTTCTTGGATACAAAATATTCTTTATCTTATCTAAAATATGAAGGAGCCATTGAGCCAAACCTCACAGGTGGTTTTTCAAATACCTTTAAATATAAAAACTTCGATTTATCATTTTTCATCACCTATCAAGTGGGGAATAAAATCAGATTGCAACCTACCTACGATCCAGGTTTTGCCGATTTGAATGTTTTTGCAAATTATTATTTAAACAGATGGCTCAACCCTGGCGATGAATTTAAAACCAATGTGCCAGTGATTCCGTCTAAAGATTTGATAAAACTCGTGGGCGAAGAAAATATTGAGCGTGCATATAATACCTACAATTACTCGCAATTGCGTGTGGCAGATGGAAGCTTTGTGCGAATGAAAAACATTTCGCTAGGCTATACATTTAGTCCAGATTTGATCCAAAAATGGAAAATGCAAGGAGCTAATATCCGTTTGCAAATTACCAATCCGTTCTTGATTTATTCTGATAAAAAACTCAACGGACAAGATCCTGAATTCTTCCGTTCGGGAGGGGTAGCGTTGCCAATTCAGAGACAATGCACTTTGGGGATAAATCTTATGTTTTAA
- a CDS encoding DUF4302 domain-containing protein gives MASILFLFSCNQEDDRFFDQTPSERIISAKDTLKQTLVNAPNGWEMIYFPNLANKFNDLSRNLIRSKSYGVIFVERDYGQGGFHLLMKFKENGEVEMLSDKTFTSKEEVKTSQYSISHNSYTQLNFISPNYIFETMQTSFLFFKKDADGSLIFSTNKYPNNTSEYIVLKPIPAGKDWEEVMKEVYDTKLQFERKRIKNLSINNPYGEEVFVTNFSKDKHTDVNKRYTVFLRNMQPHVTVSKYYTGLGSGYVAMEDGILMLPGIQVNDSVNFTQFKKKGNSYVASQKGFQAIIY, from the coding sequence ATGGCTAGTATATTATTCTTGTTTTCTTGTAATCAAGAGGACGATAGATTTTTTGACCAAACGCCTAGCGAAAGAATCATCTCTGCAAAAGATACTCTAAAACAAACCTTGGTCAATGCACCAAATGGCTGGGAAATGATTTATTTTCCAAATTTAGCCAATAAATTCAACGACTTGTCGAGAAACCTCATTCGTTCCAAAAGTTACGGAGTTATCTTTGTGGAGCGAGATTATGGACAAGGAGGCTTTCATTTATTGATGAAATTTAAAGAAAATGGAGAGGTGGAAATGCTCTCGGATAAAACTTTCACATCCAAAGAAGAAGTCAAAACTAGCCAGTACAGTATTTCGCATAACTCATATACGCAACTCAACTTTATTTCGCCCAATTATATATTTGAAACGATGCAAACAAGCTTTTTGTTTTTTAAAAAAGATGCCGATGGTAGCTTGATTTTCTCTACCAATAAATACCCAAATAATACTAGCGAATACATTGTGCTTAAACCTATTCCCGCAGGAAAGGATTGGGAAGAGGTGATGAAGGAAGTTTATGATACTAAATTGCAGTTTGAGCGAAAAAGAATTAAAAACTTAAGTATCAATAATCCTTATGGCGAGGAAGTTTTTGTAACTAATTTTTCAAAAGACAAACATACAGATGTCAATAAACGATACACCGTGTTTTTAAGAAATATGCAGCCTCATGTGACAGTTAGCAAGTACTATACAGGTTTGGGAAGTGGCTATGTGGCAATGGAAGACGGAATTTTGATGCTGCCAGGCATTCAGGTAAACGATAGTGTGAATTTTACGCAATTCAAGAAAAAGGGAAATAGTTATGTAGCTTCTCAAAAAGGATTTCAAGCAATAATTTATTAA
- a CDS encoding DUF4856 domain-containing protein — MIKKTILALGVLVGVFSLNSCGGSDSGTETVVNEKKNKDKVDVSEDYKKLFPNNALSEGRRVIDNLLSLNDLVDRTAFSNKKEFNEKYEFVSSSPLGNISAKSMTASSSDLFKMNPDLQQKVLGKFNQSVEQLIKLNGHKWETASEGKVGKVGSEKGKDIRFINEKGIEISELVEKQIMGIIFLDQILNEHLGDNVMKNTELRDKNAKRQFLRGKQYTELEYHWDIAYALLGKENRDGTPKFIANYMVNEFQGADFMRDVDKKVTKAFKVGRLALKERDYTKLEEQIGIIRENLSLLFATRCVHYLKQSKPNLGGEITGGEYQKAFHELSEAYGFLYSFIATRKANGSFYIDNYETIESLASEMIGVTGFWDKNNLIGVDGNGALNRIAKRIGDIFGFDSDLIL; from the coding sequence ATGATAAAGAAAACAATTTTAGCATTAGGAGTATTAGTTGGAGTATTTAGCCTTAATTCATGTGGCGGTTCAGATAGTGGGACTGAGACCGTAGTTAATGAGAAGAAGAATAAAGATAAAGTAGATGTAAGTGAAGATTATAAAAAATTATTCCCAAACAATGCTTTAAGCGAGGGAAGACGTGTGATTGATAATCTACTTAGCTTAAATGATTTAGTAGATAGGACAGCCTTTTCAAATAAAAAAGAGTTTAATGAAAAATATGAGTTTGTTTCTAGTTCCCCTCTTGGAAATATTTCAGCTAAATCGATGACAGCATCGTCTTCAGATTTGTTTAAAATGAATCCTGATTTGCAGCAAAAGGTATTAGGGAAATTTAATCAAAGTGTAGAGCAATTAATTAAGCTTAATGGCCATAAATGGGAGACTGCAAGCGAAGGGAAAGTTGGTAAAGTAGGCTCAGAGAAAGGGAAAGATATTCGTTTTATAAATGAAAAAGGAATAGAAATCTCTGAATTAGTAGAAAAACAAATTATGGGGATAATTTTTCTAGACCAAATCCTAAATGAACATCTCGGAGATAATGTAATGAAAAATACAGAGTTAAGGGACAAAAATGCAAAAAGACAATTCTTGAGAGGAAAGCAATATACAGAGCTAGAATATCATTGGGATATAGCCTATGCTTTGTTGGGGAAAGAAAATAGAGATGGAACCCCTAAATTTATTGCCAATTATATGGTAAATGAATTTCAAGGAGCTGATTTTATGAGAGATGTAGATAAAAAAGTAACAAAAGCTTTCAAAGTCGGAAGATTAGCATTAAAAGAAAGAGATTATACCAAGCTTGAAGAGCAAATTGGAATCATAAGAGAAAATCTTTCATTGCTTTTTGCCACTCGTTGTGTGCATTACTTAAAACAATCAAAGCCAAATTTAGGAGGAGAAATTACAGGTGGAGAATATCAAAAAGCTTTTCATGAGTTGTCAGAAGCTTATGGATTTTTGTATTCCTTCATAGCAACTCGTAAAGCAAATGGTTCTTTTTATATTGATAATTATGAAACAATAGAATCCTTGGCGTCGGAAATGATAGGAGTAACAGGTTTTTGGGATAAAAATAACCTAATAGGAGTTGACGGTAACGGAGCATTGAACCGAATAGCTAAAAGAATTGGAGATATTTTTGGTTTTGACTCAGATTTAATATTATAA
- a CDS encoding putative zinc-binding metallopeptidase produces MIQIKNIKYSIFALSGLLFLASCEGSEDLSPKSVINVSQTPNSEFQTYLNQNFEKPYNIAVNYQWQNNSSFDRMQLFPPNEAKAYEVAKALNVIWIDLYMQVAGKELLKEMFPAEIKLFGNANIDSFGVEKWQLSNDSPFPFTIFKVDDFNKNNEESMIRLSRNVQNNMAKLMAYHKKFDLEEFSNLNFRKYKLDDFGEKKEASELSSVPFYVGFYSFSAARYDVYEDFAETMSVLLSYPKHEVDQMIEYAATPADDYYKEVERASQAKKTLEAKRDFVTKYLKEEFDIDINVLNLQNLIRLKKYAQ; encoded by the coding sequence ATGATTCAGATTAAAAATATAAAATATTCAATATTTGCATTGAGCGGTTTGCTATTTTTGGCAAGCTGCGAAGGTTCGGAAGATTTATCTCCCAAAAGCGTGATAAATGTTTCTCAAACGCCAAATTCAGAATTTCAAACTTACTTAAATCAAAATTTTGAAAAGCCATACAATATTGCGGTAAATTACCAGTGGCAGAACAATAGCTCTTTTGATCGCATGCAGCTTTTCCCTCCGAATGAGGCAAAAGCTTATGAAGTGGCAAAAGCCCTAAATGTAATTTGGATCGATTTATATATGCAAGTGGCTGGAAAAGAATTGTTAAAAGAAATGTTTCCTGCCGAGATAAAGCTGTTTGGCAATGCTAATATAGATTCATTTGGCGTTGAAAAGTGGCAGTTGTCGAACGATTCTCCTTTTCCGTTTACAATTTTTAAGGTAGATGATTTTAATAAAAATAATGAGGAATCGATGATTCGCCTTTCAAGAAATGTTCAAAACAATATGGCTAAGCTCATGGCATATCACAAGAAATTTGATTTAGAAGAATTTTCCAATTTAAATTTTAGAAAATATAAGCTAGATGATTTTGGCGAAAAAAAAGAAGCCTCAGAGCTTTCTTCTGTTCCTTTTTATGTTGGCTTTTATAGTTTTTCAGCAGCTCGTTATGATGTGTATGAGGATTTTGCTGAAACAATGAGCGTTTTGCTTTCCTATCCAAAACATGAAGTAGATCAGATGATTGAGTATGCAGCTACACCTGCCGATGATTATTATAAGGAGGTAGAGAGAGCAAGCCAAGCCAAAAAAACATTGGAGGCTAAAAGAGATTTTGTGACTAAATACCTAAAAGAAGAATTTGATATAGACATCAATGTATTGAATTTGCAAAATTTAATTAGACTTAAAAAATATGCTCAATAA
- a CDS encoding RagB/SusD family nutrient uptake outer membrane protein yields MRRLKIQYILYGIFFSLGMLSCNDFLDESPKSDYDIEIDDVQKIREVLTAAYPHASYYPFLEPRTDNVDIREGGKYNRLNEAMFYWQDYDNEDLDTPLNFWNDSYRGIAQVNQALESLKKFKEKTPEITALYGEALVLRAYLHFMLANIWADTYNPTTAQSLPGIPYVTTPEKNAFPTYSRGTLEETYNKIQEDLELGLPLIKDNNYKQPKFHFNVKAAAAFATRFYLYHGDWQKVVDYSDYVLGIDAFNAIRNWNEYRDYNFSVNDWYTNSQEKTNLLLTPTETRWNRNFKVEKYGLDHNKVKDLFSNLSPSLDLSFYYAEKVHGVENSTAKYINKFRDFSTFESTGLNPKGIYSDNVLFTADEVLLNKVEALAMLEKNDEAILNLRSYLKAKMSLGLSKEEILYGFKNAQDLYTSSFDAMSFFKASIVAFVCELRRREFVHEGLRWFDIRRYHLSVNRNQPGDEYKLDRILKKEDYRKTLQIPPLAIDSGLTPNPR; encoded by the coding sequence ATGAGAAGATTAAAAATTCAATATATTTTATACGGTATTTTCTTTAGTTTAGGAATGCTGAGCTGTAATGATTTTTTGGACGAGTCGCCAAAATCAGATTACGATATAGAAATCGACGATGTGCAGAAAATCCGTGAAGTTTTAACGGCGGCTTATCCACACGCGAGTTATTATCCGTTTCTGGAACCTCGCACCGACAATGTGGATATTCGCGAAGGAGGCAAATACAATCGTTTGAACGAGGCAATGTTCTATTGGCAAGACTATGACAATGAGGATCTAGACACGCCACTTAATTTCTGGAACGATAGCTACCGTGGCATTGCACAAGTGAATCAAGCACTTGAAAGCCTTAAAAAGTTTAAAGAAAAAACACCAGAAATCACGGCTTTGTATGGCGAAGCCTTGGTGCTTCGTGCCTATTTGCATTTTATGTTGGCAAACATTTGGGCAGATACTTACAATCCTACTACGGCTCAGAGCTTGCCAGGGATTCCGTATGTAACGACGCCTGAGAAAAACGCATTTCCTACCTATTCTCGTGGAACGCTCGAGGAAACTTACAACAAAATTCAAGAAGATTTAGAATTAGGTTTGCCTTTAATTAAAGATAATAATTACAAACAGCCTAAATTCCATTTTAATGTAAAAGCGGCGGCAGCCTTTGCTACAAGATTTTATTTGTATCACGGCGATTGGCAAAAAGTGGTGGATTACAGCGATTATGTGCTGGGGATAGATGCTTTTAATGCCATTAGAAACTGGAATGAATACAGAGATTATAATTTTTCGGTAAATGATTGGTACACCAATAGCCAGGAGAAAACGAATTTACTTTTAACCCCGACAGAAACTCGCTGGAATCGAAATTTTAAGGTCGAGAAATATGGTCTAGACCATAATAAAGTGAAAGATTTATTTAGCAATTTATCCCCAAGCCTAGATTTAAGTTTCTACTATGCAGAAAAAGTGCATGGTGTAGAAAATAGCACAGCAAAATACATTAATAAATTCAGAGATTTCTCAACTTTTGAAAGCACAGGATTAAACCCAAAAGGAATCTACTCAGACAATGTGCTTTTTACGGCAGATGAGGTTTTGCTCAATAAAGTAGAAGCGCTGGCTATGCTGGAAAAAAACGATGAAGCCATTTTAAATCTAAGAAGTTATCTAAAAGCAAAAATGTCCTTAGGATTAAGCAAAGAAGAGATTTTGTATGGATTTAAAAATGCTCAAGATTTATACACATCATCTTTTGATGCAATGTCATTTTTCAAGGCATCGATAGTAGCCTTTGTGTGTGAGCTCCGTCGCAGAGAATTTGTGCACGAGGGCTTGCGCTGGTTCGACATTCGCCGATATCATCTTAGTGTAAATAGAAATCAACCTGGAGATGAGTATAAATTAGATAGAATTTTAAAGAAAGAAGATTATAGAAAAACACTACAAATTCCACCTCTCGCAATAGATAGTGGCTTAACTCCAAACCCTAGATAA
- a CDS encoding fibronectin type III domain-containing protein has translation MKILRLFLFLFLSLQVAMAQDNLLPNGDFEQGLENWYSNQFELNNTGGRGGGKYLSTEYLGFYDYPSVTTKKLKIENVAGQKIIISFWVSTNTPLDKTSVRIRATKDDGNEEYNMAGTSYNTIKGFTIEEEERGWKKLVKELSIPENIAYLNSFKVQIQQSYIKLDDIQIYYKEQKATAPKDFKAENISQRSANLTWKSQKGKTYTLQINGEDITLPENSHSYKMANLEPSKKYKAKLWATDAPDLVAELEFTTLEVKVQSELGKAFPYLENVKNNRAPKTFNYNIVDLPGVQISKVQVIFNGIEAEVDAQGNVTLPSFVEGNMKVVVTQTDGKETKINYYNVMIER, from the coding sequence ATGAAAATTTTAAGACTTTTCTTATTTCTATTTTTAAGCCTTCAAGTAGCCATGGCTCAAGATAATCTGCTCCCTAATGGAGATTTTGAGCAAGGATTGGAAAACTGGTATTCAAATCAATTTGAACTAAATAATACCGGCGGAAGAGGTGGCGGAAAGTATTTAAGCACCGAATATCTGGGATTTTATGATTACCCCAGCGTAACTACCAAAAAACTTAAAATCGAAAATGTTGCAGGGCAGAAAATAATCATTAGTTTTTGGGTGTCTACAAACACCCCTCTCGATAAAACTTCAGTTAGAATCAGAGCTACCAAAGACGATGGTAATGAGGAATATAATATGGCCGGAACAAGCTACAATACAATCAAAGGTTTTACTATAGAGGAAGAAGAAAGGGGGTGGAAAAAACTAGTCAAAGAGCTATCAATCCCTGAAAATATTGCCTATTTAAACTCTTTTAAAGTTCAGATACAGCAATCATACATAAAATTAGACGACATTCAAATTTACTACAAAGAACAAAAGGCAACTGCCCCAAAGGACTTCAAAGCAGAAAATATTTCTCAGCGTAGTGCCAATCTTACTTGGAAATCCCAAAAAGGAAAGACTTATACATTGCAAATAAATGGGGAGGACATTACATTGCCAGAAAATAGCCATTCATACAAAATGGCGAATTTGGAGCCGAGCAAAAAATACAAGGCAAAGCTTTGGGCAACAGATGCTCCCGATTTAGTAGCAGAGCTTGAGTTTACAACCTTGGAGGTTAAAGTACAAAGTGAGTTGGGGAAAGCATTCCCATATTTGGAAAATGTGAAGAATAACCGAGCGCCAAAAACTTTCAATTATAATATTGTGGATTTGCCAGGTGTTCAGATTAGCAAAGTGCAGGTTATTTTCAACGGAATAGAGGCAGAAGTAGATGCACAAGGAAATGTTACCTTGCCAAGTTTTGTGGAG